A region of Myxococcus stipitatus DSM 14675 DNA encodes the following proteins:
- a CDS encoding peptidylprolyl isomerase, with protein sequence MTKVKLTTNHGDIVLQLNAEKAPKSAENFVQYVKDGHYNNTVFHRIINNFMIQGGGFSPGMQQKPTRASIQNEADNGLKNNKYTVAMARTNDPHSASAQFFINVADNGFLNHSGKNVQGWGYAVFGEVIEGREVVDAIKGVRTGTKSGHQDVPMDDVILLKAEVVE encoded by the coding sequence ATGACCAAGGTCAAGCTCACCACGAACCACGGCGACATCGTTCTTCAGCTGAACGCGGAGAAGGCGCCGAAGAGCGCCGAGAACTTCGTTCAGTACGTGAAGGATGGGCACTACAACAACACCGTCTTCCACCGCATCATCAACAACTTCATGATTCAGGGCGGCGGGTTCTCGCCCGGCATGCAGCAGAAGCCCACGCGCGCCTCCATCCAGAACGAGGCGGACAACGGGCTGAAGAACAACAAGTACACGGTCGCGATGGCCCGGACCAATGACCCGCACTCGGCCAGCGCCCAGTTCTTCATCAACGTGGCCGACAACGGCTTCCTGAACCACTCCGGCAAGAACGTCCAGGGCTGGGGCTACGCCGTGTTCGGCGAGGTCATCGAGGGCCGCGAGGTCGTCGACGCCATCAAGGGCGTCCGCACCGGCACCAAGAGCGGCCACCAGGACGTCCCCATGGACGACGTCATCCTCCTGAAGGCCGAAGTCGTCGAGTAG